From Acidobacteriota bacterium, a single genomic window includes:
- the rplM gene encoding 50S ribosomal protein L13, with protein MRTVVPAAASVDKRWHVIDAEGKVLGRVATAAVRLLMGKHKPAYTPFLDFGDHVIIVNAAKIKLTGRKEEQKLYRYHSGYEGGLREERAKDVRQKDPVRLVEEAVKGMLPKTKLGNAMGRKLKVYKDDKHPHVAQKPAKLEVA; from the coding sequence ATGCGAACGGTTGTCCCCGCCGCCGCTAGCGTAGACAAGCGGTGGCACGTGATCGACGCGGAAGGCAAGGTGCTGGGGCGCGTAGCCACGGCCGCCGTCCGCCTGCTGATGGGCAAGCACAAGCCGGCATACACGCCGTTTCTTGACTTCGGCGATCACGTCATCATCGTCAACGCGGCGAAGATCAAACTGACGGGCCGCAAGGAAGAACAAAAGCTTTACCGCTATCACAGCGGGTATGAGGGCGGGTTGCGCGAGGAGCGCGCGAAGGACGTCCGGCAGAAGGACCCGGTGCGCCTGGTCGAAGAGGCCGTCAAGGGGATGCTGCCCAAGACCAAGCTTGGCAACGCCATGGGGCGCAAGCTGAAGGTCTACAAGGACGACAAGCATCCGCACGTGGCCCAGAAACCCGCGAAGCTCGAGGTTGCGTAA
- the pilO gene encoding type 4a pilus biogenesis protein PilO, whose product MQQLSLSRLPWWGQILAFVLLALGGVYAVETYYIAGMATEVQEKDVRLGQLRTDIARGLATARRLPEFRAYVTDLERRLDALKAVLPEQKDVGDLLRRIQTLATQSNLTIRVFAPQAIAVRQLHAEWPIGLRIDGTYHNLGMFFDRISKFPRIINVSNLRITARERPDPTNTISAECTATTFVLLERPAPNATPGAVPPRAGP is encoded by the coding sequence ATGCAGCAGCTTTCGCTCAGCCGGCTTCCGTGGTGGGGCCAGATCCTCGCCTTCGTGCTGCTGGCGCTCGGCGGCGTGTACGCCGTGGAGACCTATTACATCGCCGGGATGGCGACCGAGGTTCAGGAGAAAGACGTGCGCCTCGGCCAGCTGCGCACCGACATTGCGCGCGGTCTCGCGACCGCGCGCCGCCTGCCGGAGTTCCGTGCGTATGTCACGGACCTCGAGCGGCGCCTCGACGCGCTGAAGGCCGTGCTGCCCGAGCAGAAGGACGTCGGCGATCTGCTGCGCCGCATCCAGACGCTCGCCACGCAGTCCAATCTGACGATTCGCGTGTTCGCGCCGCAGGCGATCGCCGTGCGCCAGCTGCATGCGGAGTGGCCGATCGGGCTGCGCATCGACGGCACGTACCACAACCTCGGGATGTTCTTTGATCGCATCAGCAAGTTCCCGCGGATCATCAACGTCTCGAACCTCCGGATCACGGCGCGCGAGCGGCCCGATCCGACGAACACGATCTCCGCCGAGTGCACGGCGACGACCTTCGTGCTGCTCGAGCGGCCGGCCCCGAACGCGACTCCGGGCGCGGTGCCCCCGCGGGCGGGACCCTGA
- the tsf gene encoding translation elongation factor Ts, with protein sequence MAATAITADLVRQLRERTGAGMMDCKAALAETGGDMEKAVDVLRKRGLAQAAKKSGRSTNEGIVHAYIHQGGKVGVLVEVNCESDFVARTPDFQTLVKELGLQIAAASPLFVGRDDVPAETLEREKAIYREQMAASGKPANVIDKIVEGKLNSYYEQVCLLDQPSIRDPKLKVADMIKAVIGKLGENIAVARFARFKVGERA encoded by the coding sequence ATGGCAGCAACGGCAATTACGGCGGATTTGGTGAGGCAGCTTCGCGAGCGCACGGGCGCCGGCATGATGGACTGCAAGGCGGCGCTGGCGGAGACGGGCGGGGACATGGAGAAGGCGGTGGACGTCCTCCGCAAGCGCGGGCTCGCGCAGGCGGCCAAGAAGAGCGGCCGCTCGACCAACGAGGGGATCGTGCACGCCTACATCCACCAGGGGGGCAAGGTCGGCGTCCTGGTCGAAGTGAACTGCGAGTCCGACTTCGTGGCGCGGACCCCCGACTTCCAAACGCTCGTCAAGGAGCTCGGCCTGCAGATCGCGGCCGCCTCACCGCTGTTCGTCGGCCGCGACGACGTGCCCGCCGAGACGCTGGAGCGCGAGAAGGCGATCTACCGCGAGCAGATGGCGGCCTCGGGCAAGCCCGCCAACGTGATCGATAAGATCGTCGAGGGGAAGCTGAATAGCTACTACGAGCAGGTCTGCCTGCTCGACCAGCCGTCGATCCGCGATCCGAAGCTGAAGGTCGCCGACATGATCAAGGCGGTCATCGGGAAGCTCGGCGAGAACATCGCGGTGGCGCGCTTCGCGCGCTTCAAGGTCGGCGAGCGCGCCTGA
- a CDS encoding pilus assembly protein PilP, translated as MRFRAFLVLAIGVTTASVAAAQAPAAPPPSAATTPAAQVPAAPAPEVYSYNPEGRRDPFVSLLLRGAELNTNRENRPDGREGVMIGEVTVRGIVKNRATYVAMVQGPDNKTYIIHPGDKLLDGAVKTITGDAVIFAQDVNDPLSLVKQREVRKTLRVPEEGK; from the coding sequence ATGCGCTTTCGCGCTTTTCTCGTCCTGGCAATCGGCGTGACGACGGCGTCAGTCGCCGCCGCCCAGGCGCCGGCCGCGCCGCCGCCCTCGGCCGCCACGACGCCCGCCGCGCAGGTCCCGGCCGCCCCGGCGCCGGAGGTCTACTCCTACAACCCAGAAGGGCGACGCGATCCCTTCGTCAGCCTGCTGCTGCGCGGCGCGGAACTGAACACGAATCGCGAGAACCGGCCGGACGGGCGCGAAGGCGTGATGATCGGCGAGGTCACCGTGCGCGGCATCGTGAAGAACCGCGCCACGTACGTCGCGATGGTCCAGGGCCCCGACAACAAGACCTACATCATTCATCCCGGCGACAAGCTGCTCGACGGCGCGGTCAAGACGATCACGGGCGACGCGGTGATCTTCGCCCAGGACGTGAACGACCCGTTGTCGCTCGTCAAGCAGCGCGAAGTGCGGAAAACGCTGCGCGTGCCGGAGGAGGGAAAGTAA
- the rpsI gene encoding 30S ribosomal protein S9, giving the protein MAVIQYYGTGRRKTSTARVFLRPGKGSITINEGTFEGAFPTEALRSQIRQPLLVTETADKFDVLATLSGGGVAGQAGALRLGIARALVEYNLELRSRLKQAGFLTRDARMKERKKYGQKGARKRFQFSKR; this is encoded by the coding sequence GTGGCAGTGATTCAGTACTACGGGACGGGTCGCCGGAAGACATCCACCGCCCGCGTGTTCCTGAGGCCCGGCAAGGGCAGCATCACCATCAACGAAGGCACCTTCGAGGGGGCCTTCCCCACCGAGGCGCTGCGCAGCCAGATTCGCCAGCCGCTGCTCGTCACCGAGACGGCCGATAAGTTCGATGTGCTCGCCACGCTCAGTGGCGGGGGCGTCGCCGGCCAGGCCGGGGCGCTCAGGCTCGGTATCGCGCGCGCGCTCGTGGAATACAACCTCGAACTGCGCAGCCGCTTGAAGCAGGCGGGCTTCCTCACGCGCGACGCGCGCATGAAGGAGCGCAAGAAATACGGACAGAAGGGGGCGCGCAAGCGCTTCCAGTTCAGCAAACGGTAA
- the rpsB gene encoding 30S ribosomal protein S2, with product MTAIAVKELLEAGVHFGHQTKRWNPKMKPFIFGERNGIYILDLAKTAKAFRDAESFVTQLASEGKTILFVGTKRQAQDAISEEAQRCGMFYVNQRWLGGLLTNFTTIQRSLARLRELEAMATDGRYDTLSKKEIAGIEKEKKKLQKNLDGIRHMNRLPDAIFVVDTRKEKIAVDEARKLKIPVIGVVDTNCDPDEVDFVIPGNDDALRAIRLFTSRVAEAVLAGRGVREAQQAEDQAENEAEQARRQARSPRATRPEQPASV from the coding sequence TTGACCGCGATCGCTGTGAAGGAACTGCTCGAAGCGGGCGTCCACTTCGGGCATCAGACGAAACGCTGGAATCCGAAGATGAAGCCGTTCATCTTCGGTGAACGGAACGGCATCTACATCCTGGACCTCGCGAAGACCGCGAAGGCGTTTCGCGATGCCGAGTCGTTCGTCACGCAGCTCGCCTCCGAGGGCAAGACCATCCTGTTCGTGGGGACCAAGCGGCAGGCGCAGGACGCCATCTCGGAAGAGGCGCAGCGCTGCGGCATGTTCTACGTGAACCAGCGCTGGCTGGGCGGCCTCCTGACCAACTTCACGACGATCCAGCGCTCGCTCGCGCGGCTTCGCGAGCTCGAGGCGATGGCCACCGACGGCCGGTACGACACGCTGTCGAAGAAGGAAATCGCCGGCATCGAGAAGGAAAAGAAGAAGCTGCAGAAGAACCTGGACGGCATCCGCCACATGAACCGGCTGCCGGACGCGATCTTCGTGGTGGACACCCGCAAGGAAAAGATCGCGGTCGACGAGGCGCGGAAGCTGAAGATCCCGGTCATCGGCGTCGTGGACACCAACTGCGATCCGGACGAAGTGGACTTCGTCATCCCGGGCAACGACGACGCGCTGCGCGCCATCCGGCTGTTCACCTCGCGCGTGGCGGAAGCCGTGCTGGCTGGCCGCGGCGTCCGCGAGGCGCAGCAGGCGGAAGACCAGGCCGAGAACGAGGCCGAGCAGGCGCGCCGCCAGGCGCGCTCGCCGCGTGCCACGCGGCCCGAGCAGCCGGCCTCAGTGTAA
- a CDS encoding AMIN domain-containing protein — MRLAGLTARLLPAVFVAGLGSLVLAAGGAPVRLLGVSATAGAKSHAVLIEASEPVAYSVSRPDALTVLVEMRNVRVGGATSAVAGSPLVRSVEFEDAVALDGNPVGRVRVSLAQPAAHKVRSERNTIRVELQEHALRAGRPRVPTAPVAPLSARRRNAPAAGAATVLQSIRVERGPGPIAILLGGNGPLLPGSVTEAEDMPPRVVVDFPGVTFTAPVQTSVGGAVRRVRVGMNRRTPPVTRVVIDLEQRSAYRVERRGRDLAILIGEERAEASSAEAPGAADTPAAPEPPAPAATAAGDGLRDADTGDVIPILSDLTQAAGTGSVDPVAAVRLASAATPATLREPAPPPGAGVAAPAPARMQQPAATPAPARPDA; from the coding sequence ATGCGGCTTGCCGGCCTCACGGCCCGTCTGCTCCCCGCGGTGTTCGTGGCCGGGCTCGGCAGCCTGGTTCTCGCCGCGGGCGGCGCGCCGGTGCGCCTCCTCGGCGTGTCGGCGACGGCCGGCGCGAAGAGCCATGCGGTCCTCATCGAAGCGTCCGAACCGGTCGCGTACTCCGTGAGCCGGCCCGACGCGCTCACCGTCCTCGTCGAGATGCGCAACGTGCGCGTCGGCGGGGCCACCAGCGCGGTCGCGGGCTCGCCGCTGGTGCGCTCGGTGGAGTTCGAAGACGCGGTCGCGCTCGACGGGAATCCCGTCGGGCGCGTGCGCGTGTCACTGGCGCAACCGGCGGCGCACAAGGTGCGCAGCGAGCGCAATACCATCCGCGTCGAGCTCCAGGAGCATGCGCTCCGGGCCGGCCGCCCCCGGGTTCCCACGGCGCCCGTGGCGCCGCTCTCGGCCCGCCGGCGCAACGCCCCCGCGGCGGGCGCCGCGACCGTCCTCCAGTCGATCCGGGTCGAACGCGGGCCCGGGCCGATCGCCATCCTGCTCGGCGGCAACGGCCCGCTTCTGCCGGGAAGCGTCACCGAAGCCGAAGATATGCCGCCGCGGGTGGTCGTCGATTTTCCAGGGGTCACCTTCACGGCGCCCGTGCAGACCAGCGTGGGCGGAGCGGTCCGGCGCGTGCGCGTGGGGATGAACCGCCGCACGCCTCCCGTGACGCGGGTGGTCATCGATCTCGAGCAGCGGTCCGCGTATCGCGTGGAGCGGCGCGGCCGCGACCTGGCAATCCTGATCGGCGAAGAGCGCGCCGAGGCGAGCTCCGCGGAGGCGCCTGGGGCGGCGGACACGCCCGCGGCGCCCGAGCCGCCTGCGCCCGCCGCAACGGCGGCCGGCGATGGGCTGCGCGACGCGGACACCGGCGACGTCATCCCGATCCTGTCGGACCTGACGCAGGCGGCGGGGACCGGCTCGGTCGATCCGGTGGCCGCCGTCAGACTGGCGAGTGCCGCCACGCCTGCCACACTGCGCGAGCCCGCGCCGCCGCCGGGCGCCGGCGTCGCCGCGCCGGCGCCCGCCCGGATGCAGCAGCCGGCCGCCACGCCGGCGCCGGCCAGGCCCGACGCGG
- the pilM gene encoding type IV pilus assembly protein PilM has product MLLKRAKSLVGLDIGSSAVKAVELKASGKGYKVVGYGVEPIPPDSIVDGAIIDGSAVADAIRRLFTGRKIKTKDVAASLSGNAVIVKKITLPQMTEAELAESIYWEAEQYIPFDIQDVNLDYKILESGGEKGTMDVLLVAAKKEKIADDTGVIAQAGRAAVAVDVDAFALQNAYQTNYGVEPGQVVVLLNVGASATNINIISGEQSVFTRDISIGGNAYTEALQKELNLPFEAADALKRGQAMDGAQYEEARPVLRAVSENVMLEIQKTFDFFKATTSNDKIDRIVVSGGGSRVEAFFEQLRERFDAPIEAFDPFRNIAFDARKFGDASEAAPTAVVAVGLALRRVGDRFINLLAVERERTKRRPSAGLQPAQKVAIAATLILVLTVLGLGWRYWSVSQQLARLDSEIEAAEAETRRLRLVLSDVQKFETRRAQLQERVALIEELRKGQSGPVHLLDSLSRALPDRLWLTQLTQAGDPKTGRMDVTMQGVSTSLTSLSDLVGNLESSGAFLRPVEILQSAVETQPQGGDLVRFTVKATFQASGGPAVAPAAAPPAAARR; this is encoded by the coding sequence GTGCTGCTCAAGCGCGCCAAGTCTCTCGTCGGGCTCGACATTGGCTCGAGCGCCGTCAAGGCGGTCGAGCTCAAGGCGTCGGGCAAGGGCTACAAGGTGGTCGGCTACGGCGTCGAGCCGATCCCGCCCGACAGCATCGTCGATGGCGCGATCATCGACGGCAGCGCCGTCGCCGACGCGATCCGGCGATTGTTCACCGGGCGCAAGATCAAGACGAAGGACGTCGCGGCCTCGCTCTCCGGCAACGCCGTCATCGTCAAGAAGATCACGCTGCCCCAGATGACCGAGGCGGAGCTCGCCGAGTCCATCTACTGGGAGGCCGAGCAGTACATCCCGTTCGACATCCAGGACGTCAACCTGGACTACAAGATCCTCGAAAGCGGCGGCGAGAAGGGGACGATGGACGTCCTGCTCGTGGCCGCGAAGAAGGAGAAGATCGCGGACGACACCGGCGTCATCGCCCAGGCGGGGCGGGCGGCAGTGGCGGTGGATGTCGACGCGTTTGCGCTGCAGAACGCGTATCAGACCAATTACGGCGTCGAGCCGGGCCAGGTGGTGGTGCTGCTGAACGTGGGCGCGAGCGCCACGAACATCAACATCATCTCCGGCGAGCAGTCGGTGTTCACGCGCGACATTTCGATCGGCGGGAACGCCTACACCGAGGCGCTGCAGAAGGAGCTGAACCTCCCGTTCGAGGCCGCTGATGCGCTCAAGCGCGGGCAGGCGATGGACGGGGCGCAGTACGAGGAAGCGCGGCCGGTGCTGCGCGCGGTGAGCGAGAACGTCATGCTGGAGATCCAGAAGACGTTCGACTTCTTCAAGGCGACGACCTCCAACGACAAGATCGATCGGATCGTGGTCAGCGGCGGCGGCTCGCGCGTCGAGGCCTTTTTCGAGCAGCTGCGCGAGCGGTTCGATGCGCCGATCGAGGCCTTCGATCCCTTCCGGAACATCGCGTTCGACGCGCGGAAGTTCGGCGACGCGTCCGAGGCGGCACCGACCGCGGTCGTCGCCGTCGGCCTCGCCCTGCGGCGGGTCGGCGATCGCTTCATCAACCTGCTCGCGGTCGAACGCGAGCGGACGAAGCGGCGGCCGTCGGCAGGCCTGCAGCCCGCGCAGAAGGTGGCGATCGCGGCCACGCTGATTCTCGTGCTGACGGTGCTCGGCCTGGGCTGGCGCTACTGGTCCGTCAGCCAGCAGCTCGCCCGGCTCGATTCCGAGATCGAGGCGGCCGAAGCCGAGACGCGGCGGCTGCGCCTCGTGCTGAGCGACGTGCAGAAGTTCGAGACGCGCCGGGCGCAGCTTCAGGAGCGCGTCGCGCTGATCGAGGAGTTGCGCAAGGGGCAGAGCGGGCCGGTACACCTGCTCGATTCCCTCAGCCGCGCGCTGCCGGATCGGCTCTGGCTGACGCAGCTCACGCAGGCCGGCGATCCGAAGACCGGCCGCATGGACGTGACGATGCAGGGGGTGAGCACGTCGCTGACGTCGCTCTCGGATCTGGTGGGGAACCTGGAGAGCTCCGGGGCCTTTTTGCGGCCGGTGGAAATTCTCCAGAGCGCGGTGGAAACGCAGCCCCAGGGCGGAGACCTGGTGCGGTTCACGGTGAAGGCGACATTCCAGGCGTCCGGCGGGCCGGCCGTGGCGCCCGCGGCGGCCCCTCCAGCCGCCGCGCGCCGCTAA